A DNA window from Hydrogenophaga taeniospiralis contains the following coding sequences:
- the acnA gene encoding aconitate hydratase AcnA, with protein sequence MTNTPLTDIPSATMTVHGASYRHVNLSALLGPTLTRLPHVLRVLLENVVRTTQGTEQQAHVAHLLQWLDHASSEAEIPFQPGRVLMHDTTSTPALVDIAGMRDALAEAGVDPAVLSPTLPVDVSVDHSLAVEVYGRPDAITLNMEHEIRRNRERYRFLRWASKALDGVRINPPGTGIMHTINLEQLATVSCVEQRDGQAWLIPDVMLGTDSHTPMVNGLGVLGWGVGGLEAQTVMFGMPTMLRIPDVVGVRLVGRLAAPAQATDLALTVTQRLRALDVTGEFVEFFGPGVSTLSANERAVVANMAPEYGATTGYFPVDEATLSYLAATGRSPAHIELVRAHQQASGLWFDPLATPVYSKSIEIDLGQIGVHIAGPTRPQDLLSLQDAGRALDAVGFQPKALSKDMPLHPVGIAAISSCTNTSDPRLLVAAGLLARKARAKGLTVPYWVKTSLAPGSPAAASYLQRAGLTDDLAALGFNIVGYGCSTCIGNPGPLTEPIRLAQERGEVKALAIVSGNRNFPGRVHPDIELSYIMSPLLVVAFAIAGDARRNLRDEPLQTGADEIPVHLADIWPSASEIDETLRLSQAPADYAADFARASANPLWHGIEAPDAARFPWDEASTALRRPPFASLREGSQLGSYRAYPLLVLGDDITTDHISPASAIPPDSLVADFLVERGDDRRDLNVFASRRGNWEVMLRAAFHNKNLRNLLAPGAPVAHTLHIPTGETLPLWEASARYKAAGQSVVIVAGERYGMGSSRDWAAKGQRLLGVRAVLAVGFERIHRSNLIGMGILPVRMTHGVSPTSLNIQPGDEIEVIADAATLSPRCDIEVRLRRRDGSSTSIPAKAAVETQLEVELLQKGGVIPAILEKTIAQHRQ encoded by the coding sequence ATGACCAACACCCCCCTCACAGACATACCCAGCGCCACCATGACGGTGCATGGCGCCTCCTACCGACACGTCAACCTGTCAGCGCTGCTGGGCCCCACACTGACACGACTGCCCCATGTTCTGCGCGTCTTGCTCGAGAACGTGGTGCGCACCACACAAGGAACTGAACAGCAGGCGCACGTGGCACACCTGCTCCAGTGGCTGGATCACGCCAGCAGCGAAGCCGAGATCCCGTTCCAGCCGGGCCGGGTGCTGATGCACGACACCACCAGTACCCCCGCACTGGTGGACATCGCGGGGATGCGAGATGCGCTGGCCGAAGCCGGCGTGGACCCGGCGGTGCTGAGCCCCACCCTGCCGGTGGATGTTTCGGTCGACCATTCGCTGGCGGTCGAGGTCTATGGCCGACCCGACGCGATCACGCTGAACATGGAGCACGAAATCCGCCGCAACCGTGAGCGCTACCGCTTCCTGCGCTGGGCCTCGAAGGCACTAGACGGCGTACGCATCAACCCGCCCGGCACGGGCATCATGCACACCATCAACCTGGAACAGTTGGCCACCGTCAGCTGCGTCGAACAACGCGACGGCCAGGCCTGGCTGATCCCCGACGTGATGCTGGGCACCGACAGCCACACCCCGATGGTCAACGGCCTGGGTGTGCTGGGCTGGGGCGTCGGCGGACTGGAAGCGCAGACCGTCATGTTCGGCATGCCGACCATGTTGCGCATCCCGGACGTGGTGGGCGTGCGATTGGTGGGCCGGTTGGCAGCACCTGCACAGGCCACCGACCTGGCCCTGACCGTGACCCAGCGCTTGCGTGCGCTGGATGTGACAGGCGAGTTTGTCGAGTTCTTCGGGCCTGGTGTGTCTACCCTCTCGGCCAACGAGCGGGCGGTGGTGGCCAACATGGCTCCGGAATATGGCGCCACCACCGGCTACTTTCCGGTGGACGAAGCCACCCTGAGCTATCTGGCGGCCACTGGCCGGAGCCCGGCACACATCGAGCTGGTGCGCGCTCACCAGCAAGCGTCTGGACTGTGGTTCGACCCACTCGCCACCCCCGTCTATTCCAAATCCATCGAAATCGACCTGGGCCAGATTGGTGTGCACATCGCGGGTCCGACCCGGCCGCAGGACCTGCTGTCGCTGCAGGACGCGGGCCGGGCGCTGGACGCGGTCGGTTTTCAGCCCAAGGCCTTGTCCAAAGACATGCCGCTGCATCCGGTGGGCATTGCCGCCATCTCCAGTTGCACCAACACCAGCGATCCAAGGCTGTTGGTTGCCGCCGGTCTGTTGGCACGCAAGGCCAGGGCCAAGGGTCTGACGGTGCCGTACTGGGTCAAGACCTCGCTGGCCCCCGGATCGCCCGCGGCGGCCAGCTATCTGCAGCGCGCCGGCCTGACCGACGACCTCGCGGCACTGGGTTTCAACATCGTGGGTTATGGCTGCAGCACCTGCATTGGCAACCCCGGGCCACTGACCGAACCGATCCGCCTGGCGCAGGAGCGCGGCGAGGTCAAGGCGCTGGCCATTGTCTCGGGCAACCGCAATTTCCCGGGCCGCGTTCACCCCGACATCGAGCTCAGCTACATCATGTCGCCGCTGCTGGTGGTGGCGTTCGCCATTGCTGGCGACGCCCGCCGCAACCTGCGCGATGAGCCGCTGCAGACCGGCGCTGACGAAATCCCCGTCCACCTGGCCGACATCTGGCCCAGCGCCAGCGAGATCGACGAAACCTTGCGTCTGTCGCAAGCCCCAGCCGACTACGCCGCCGACTTTGCCAGGGCCAGCGCCAACCCGCTCTGGCACGGCATCGAGGCACCTGACGCGGCGCGCTTTCCCTGGGACGAAGCCTCCACAGCGCTGCGACGCCCTCCGTTTGCGTCGCTCCGGGAAGGCTCGCAACTGGGCAGCTACCGCGCCTACCCGCTGCTGGTGCTGGGTGACGACATCACCACCGACCACATCTCACCCGCCAGTGCGATACCACCCGACAGCCTGGTCGCCGATTTTCTGGTCGAGCGCGGCGACGACCGGCGCGACCTCAACGTGTTCGCGTCCAGACGGGGCAACTGGGAAGTGATGCTGCGCGCCGCTTTCCACAACAAGAACCTGCGCAACCTGCTGGCACCCGGCGCTCCGGTGGCGCACACGCTGCACATTCCCACGGGCGAAACACTGCCCCTGTGGGAGGCGTCGGCAAGGTACAAGGCCGCAGGGCAATCCGTGGTCATCGTCGCGGGTGAGCGCTACGGCATGGGGTCTTCGCGCGACTGGGCGGCCAAGGGTCAGCGGCTGCTGGGCGTGCGCGCCGTGTTGGCGGTCGGCTTCGAACGCATCCACCGCTCCAACCTGATCGGCATGGGCATCCTGCCAGTGCGCATGACCCACGGCGTTTCGCCGACCAGCCTGAACATCCAGCCCGGCGACGAAATCGAGGTGATTGCGGATGCCGCAACCCTGAGCCCACGCTGCGACATCGAAGTGCGCCTGCGCCGTCGAGACGGCAGCTCGACATCCATTCCGGCCAAGGCCGCCGTTGAAACGCAGCTCGAAGTCGAGCTGCTGCAAAAGGGTGGCGTGATTCCCGCCATCCTCG